The DNA segment ACCCGTCCCATTCCTCCGTCCAGCTCTCCTCTAAACCCGTCTTCTCATAGTACTCACTCCCAAACCGCAACGGCAAGCAAACCCCGTACGGATTTTTTTCTCCCTGCACACTTACCGGCGGGTGAATAAAACACGCCAACCACTCCCTACACTCCCGTttgtcctcccccccgcACCAATCGTCATTAGGTTGGCAAATCCCAGGGCCATCACAGGAAGGACCGCAGCCGCTATTGCGGGGATCGTCAGTGCAGTATTCTACTCTCTCGTCGCAGTTGTCGTAGAGGCCCCATCCGGCGCATTTGGTGTAGATCTTTTGCGTGGAGAGGTCGATTAGTTGGCAGGTGCCTGGGCAGCCGGGCCAGGAGGGGTCTTTGAGAGTTGTCCAGCGGGTGCAggttgggaagagggggatgcATGTTAGGGGCGGAGCGCAGTCGCCAAGGTCGTAGTTGCAGGGGGCGTTGATCTCGGaatggggggtggtggtgttgggaaggggggttgagagggtggttgggaggagggggaggaggaggatggttgGGAGCTTCATTTtgggtggcggtggaagggaaggtgaggttgaaggttAGCTGCGTAGGCAAGGGTCGCATGGTGGTGTTAAATACTTGGTTGGAGGCGTGGGAGGAATGTGGATTGATGTAATGATGTGGTGGGTATGCAATATCTTCATTGCTCATCTATGGCTTTAACCGGGCTGACTTGATGAAAAATGCAACTGTTGGTCGCGGAGGGTGAATCCTTTTTGCGGAGTTGTTGCCTCCTTTGTGTGGCATGAAGGAAGTCAGTACCAAGCATAAACGGAAGAGAGTTGCTGCACTGCACCTGTTCAAACACTGGACGCCTTTCTCAAGGGAATTCGTCGATGAGTTGCTGTCAGAGCGTTTGGATCAAATGTCTGGTCGCGCCACAAACCACGTCTGTGCGGCGATTGTTGGAACCAACCCAATTCTTTCCCCAGGCAGCAGCCTAGTGGGGCCTCTGCTGCCTCagagcttccaggttgcgtTGGAAGATTGTGGCAGGTATCAACATCCACCTATGGAAGCCGTCTGATGGCAGAATAGCTAGACAGGATATCGGGGAGTCAAATGATAAAAAGGCTTGGTGAACACTGCAACTCgttttcctttctttttcttttccattACCGAACAATTCAACCAACAACCGAGAAGATGAGTCCCTACATCATCTGCTGTCCTATCTACGGATGGAGATTATACGACATAGGTGCTGGCTGGAGAAACGAATTTCGTGGTCGTGAGTCTATCTGTGTGCTCAACACAGCACATCTCTGCTAACTCCCGTAGTTTGCATCACACCAAAGAAGGGAAAGATTTACCTGACTAGACTCGGCGTCTATGACGACCCTAGCAGCGGCGGCTTTATTGCGCCACGAAATACAGCTGCCAGATATGACGACGATGGATACACCAGGCCTCAGAAGGATCAATTCGCTACCCATAGGCTGGGTACTGGCAAGCGCGGCTTCGCAATTCACGATGCTTGttggctcctcctccgtcaagCCGTGTCACCAGCCGCGGTCCCCCTTGACCGGGTTTTCTATTCTCTTGACTCAGCCAAAGACTCGTATAGGCCCCCTAGGTCCGAATGGGCCTACGAGCAACACGGAGAAGAGGACAGCCTGTTTCCTTGGGAGATTAGTGGACACGATGATGAAGCAGAGGATGCGCCTTGGGCGGCTGACCCACGTGAGGTGAATGTTCAAACGATACTAGACGTAACGTATtttataagcgagtcgtgggTACAAGCGAGCCGTGGGTTCCTTGGCGCGACgcatcctctctctcctaaACATCatttttttccacaacccaacatgtctcccccttcaaaggaagccagagtaatcttagcccttgaagctcttcaaaacAACGAAGAATTGAAGCTTGAAGCCATAGCTAAGCTCTATAtcgtggatgacgatgtttacaacttcgacgagactgggtttatgatgggtattatcttcgcgggtatGGTAGTTATGACatcagacggccttagcacggcgaaactggcccagcctggcaaccgtgaatgggcaacggtgatccatggagtcaatgccctcggctgggtCATccctccttcatcatcttagccgcgcagtaccaccttgccaactggtataccgagtgcaacttaccgtccacctggcgtatcgcaaccaccgataatggctggactaccaaggccaacgaggcactaagcaagcgcaggagagccaaaaaaacatgtgtgcggcttggaggatcacttactgtgcaggatgcacacgatctacttgaccagaaggccgtgggtggggaggcagtggaagaaactcagccggatggtagtggtgtagggggtgttcgtacaaaggttcaatgctgtggtgtatgcggcaagcctggccataatgcacgcacttgccaggaggctgcagaatcatctgattcagctgtttctgatgtaattgtAGTTAGTTCCTAATGTTGGTGTGTTATAATTGAGGGTAATTGTAGTAGGGTGGTAGAGAGTGCGCGACCCACTGATATGCACGACtcactgataatgtacgttacgGAGGAACTAGTTCGTATAGATAGATAGTTCTATAATATATAATATAAGTTATAATCGTTAGTATTTAGACTCTTATAATTAAGATaatgtgacgaacccctgtacagaacctctgaaagggatacgggttgaaggtaacttctgacaattggatcggtgcagctaaacagtgcacaacaggatgtctcaatgtaaacacaagataccgtgaatacaagcgtgaattgcatactgcggaactatctacgagctatctagttcctccgtatatatagaccttaAATACCTAAGTACCTCCGTACCTGGTCCACTCCCGCTCACCAGCGGTCGGTGATGATCCTCTGGCGCtcaccacgctcaccagGTGATCGTGGTGATCCGGCTCACCTTTTCCAAGCAGTGAGCCCCCTCTGACCCTGCAGCCttgtgttacaacctgcaccgggagtggatacagactgcaaggcagtacgccggaggtgaatatgacaggatgatcgaaggttgtgacaagcgtctcagacatggggttcactgtcaacaacaggtcgttctaacaaagagctactgagagtagattgtagacaaatgaacttgattgcttgcatgaggaatcatatcctcgacatggggagcgctgggcactcccccctatttatgtgaagctatctacatatgtttctgaagtatctttgtaccttgctcagtgtgctcagtggtcttggcggctgagcagactaAGCAATctttcatgatcgatgtgctcagtgtgctcagtggtcttggcgactgagcagactgagcaacctttcatgatcgatgtgctcagtgtgctcaggggtcttggccactgatcagactgagcacctcctgattggtcgtatgggggcttgtgggtctttccatccctggcccaatgattggccgaggtgtccatgtgacgaacccctatccagaacctctgaaagggatactggttgaaggcacttctgaacaatcctggttcggtacagctaaacagtgtacaacaatggcttgtctcaatcacaatagtctgaataccaacgattgtgacttgtattgcatactgcggaactgtctatctacaccagccagttcctccgtatatatagcCCTTCCCTGAGccgtgctcagtctgatcagtacCCTGATCACACTGATCAGTCTTCCTGTACTGTGATTGGCTCTCCTAGGTGTTTCTGTGCTAATGATTGGTCTGTGGTGCGCCCCGCGCCCCACCAAGTGTCAAGTCGTGACATATAAGTTAAATAGAAAAGACTCGAATTCCAAGTTTATAAGGCTCTATAAACTAAAAGAGGCCCGTATTAAAGGGAGGGTagtggaggaagaagtggtaATCAAGGAGGATGCGGAGCAGCCAGAGCCAGCCCAGCCTGTGCGGCGCAGCGCACGTCATCGGCTTCAAACCAGGCGCAAGCGAGAAGCAGATGCAATGTCTGACTCTGATGGTGATTGAGCTACATTTTGGTGTAACTCCCATAGAAATTGACCCAATATTAGTCTTGTTGTGGCCAGTGTGAtcattcaggggtaatctcAACAAGgttgtgtggctggtgtggtggtggtggaccagATCCACATGTGGTCCATTTCCTGGTCATCCAACCTAGTATTAGTTAGATATCGGCCCCTAGGTATTTATTAACCTTATAGTGTAGTGTGTAATACGCTGGATATTACGTCGGAGGCGCGGGTTCGATCCACCCGCGGACGCCTCAGATCATACTAGTATCACTTCGAATGATCACGTCATTGCGTCCAAAGGCCCTTCCACACCGTCGAACACAAGCTGTCAACCCCTCGTTTCTACCACCACTACATCCACAGACGCTGCTGGCACtcaatcctcctcttcaatgCCATCGCCTCTCTTCAATGACCTTCTGGTTCCCAATTTTACCCGCCATGCTACACCACGCCCAGGGCCCCTTTACTGTCTGCGTGGCACATCTACCAAACATTGGCTTGTCATTCATGAGGGCTTCTTGAAGCTTTTGTCAGACAATCACCGCTCTGTGTGGTCGACAAACTGGTCCTGGAGCCTGGTGAAAGCAGAGGATCGATCGTCTTGTCTTAGAAACCTGGCCACGTCGGAGGACATTGGGGTCATCAAGGGCCAACATGTCAACAACGGCGCTCCCGATATTGGACAGCCTAACGCGGGCGGCGAATGGTTTGTCACTCAGGAAACGACAGGTGGCTTTTACCTGCTCTACGGGCATCATCATAGCTCAACGCTCCCTGTCCGTTCCATGGGGATTGGCCAGCCGCGAGTAGGGGTAAGATTCGTCCATGATGCAGCCAACTCGACTTAAGATAACGACCGTTGCTACACTTCAGAGGGCCAGAAAACCGTTTGCACACTCCTCCAAAACAATGACGCGGTGGGACCCAAAATTGTCTGGAAGTTTGTTCAGCTGGAATGAATCCATAGCTAGCATCGAGGGGAAGTAAAAGAACTGCGGAGGCACAGGCAACACAGCATTGGGATACCTGGACAGGGTGGCGTCATATTATGCTAGCAGAACTACCATGCATAATGATAGCTGGACTTTTATGCACACTGATCTTGGCACTCATAATCTGAGGGTTTCTCATCCATGAAATGTGGCGAAT comes from the Podospora pseudocomata strain CBS 415.72m chromosome 5, whole genome shotgun sequence genome and includes:
- a CDS encoding hypothetical protein (EggNog:ENOG503PXYG), which translates into the protein MKLPTILLLPLLPTTLSTPLPNTTTPHSEINAPCNYDLGDCAPPLTCIPLFPTCTRWTTLKDPSWPGCPGTCQLIDLSTQKIYTKCAGWGLYDNCDERVEYCTDDPRNSGCGPSCDGPGICQPNDDWCGGEDKRECREWLACFIHPPVSVQGEKNPYGVCLPLRFGSEYYEKTGLEESWTEEWDGWQGDP
- a CDS encoding hypothetical protein (EggNog:ENOG503P4P8; COG:S), which translates into the protein MIKRLGEHCNSFSFLFLFHYRTIQPTTEKMSPYIICCPIYGWRLYDIGAGWRNEFLCITPKKGKIYLTRLGVYDDPSSGGFIAPRNTAARYDDDGYTRPQKDQFATHRLAVSPAAVPLDRVFYSLDSAKDSLFPWEISGHDDEAEDAPWAADPREVNVQTILDVTYFISESWVQASRGFLGATHPLSPKHHFFPQPNMSPPSKEARVILALEALQNNEELKLEAIAKLYIVDDDVYNFDETGFMMGIIFAGMVVMTSDGLSTAKLAQPGNREWATVIHGVNALGWVIPPSSS